One Spea bombifrons isolate aSpeBom1 chromosome 1, aSpeBom1.2.pri, whole genome shotgun sequence DNA window includes the following coding sequences:
- the LOC128490231 gene encoding vomeronasal type-2 receptor 26-like, giving the protein MEQRLSRAIPREFAAIFFLVILWLVPGTSETRKSHPGCQLKMKSTAFDLNDKEYGTLMTFFFAVDEINRNPDILPNVTLGYHVFDSCGDSQKSVKNVLGILSGRRREAPNYSCQKKSKIAGFLGDRYSATSIAAAQVLGLYGYTQISYGATDPLLSDRILYPYFFRTTQNDLTYYEAIVKLLKYFDWNWVGIMTTRDQSGETQLRELSQVITGRGICIEFIIKISDTLQENHKDLDIIKKSTSQVIIAIGTCHLNCVYAFLNNKSAQMLQNITLIYTSSWSYVLTFSIKTGIPFSSGLSFSALVTEILGLQTFMETVQLSNDVTDPLQEDIWLLEFHCLTSNRHKSDFFQCLYNFTANNCTGKQNIIDLISYKTDSIPYLTYTAVNALARALHNMNRRFNRPEKDLLNYEYQNKVNILLSYMLHVMVLEEL; this is encoded by the exons ATGGAGCAGCGTCTGTCCAGAGCTATTCCTCGGGAGTTTGCAGCTATTTTCTTTCTGGTTATTTTGTGGCTGGTGCCTGGAACATCCGAAACTCGGAAATCACACCCTGGATGTCAACTCAAGATGAAAAGTACTGCTTTTGA TTTGAATGATAAAGAATACGGAACTCTCATGACCTTTTTCTTTGCTGTTGATGAGATAAATCGGAACCCAGATATTTTGCCCAATGTCACCCTGGGATATCATGTATTTGATTCATGTGGAGATAGCCAGAAATCTGTAAAGAATGTCCTGGGGATATTATCTGGCAGAAGGAGAGAAGCTCCGAATTATTCCTGCCAGAAGAAGAGTAAAATAGCTGGATTTCTAGGAGATCGTTACTCTGCCACGAGCATTGCAGCGGCACAGGTTCTCGGTCTATATGGATACACGCAG ATCAGCTATGGGGCCACCGACCCGCTGCTCAGTGACAGAATTCTTTATCCATACTTTTTCCGCACAACACAAAATGATCTGACTTATTATGAAGCCATTGTAAAGCTGCTGAAATATTTTGATTGGAATTGGGTTGGAATAATGACAACAAGAGATCAGAGTGGAGAGACGCAGCTCCGGGAGCTGAGCCAAGTGATCACCGGGCGCGGGATCTGCATTGAGTTCATCATCAAAATCTCAGACACACTGCAAGAAAACCACAAGGATCTGGATATCATTAAGAAATCAACATCACAGGTTATAATAGCGATCGGTACATGTCATCTGAATTGTGTTTACGCCTTTCTTAACAACAAATCTGCGCAAATGCTGCAAAATATAACACTTATCTATACATCTTCATGGTCGTATGTTTTAACTTTTAGTATAAAAACAGGCATACCTTTTAGCAGCGGTTTAAGTTTTTCAGCCCTCGTTACGGAAATTCTAGGCTTGCAAACATTTATGGAAACTGTCCAGCTATCCAACGACGTGACTGATCCCCTGCAGGAAGATATTTGGCTATTAGAGTTTCATTGTCTAACGTCAAATCGGCACAAAAGTGATTTTTTCCAATGTCTATATAATTTTACTGCAAATAACTGCACTGGAAAACAGAATATTATAGATCTGATTAGTTACAAAACTGATTCCATCCCTTATCTGACTTACACTGCGGTTAATGCCCTGGCTCGTGCTTTACACAATATGAACCGGCGTTTCAATCGTCCTGAAAAAGATTTGCTGAATTATGAATATCAAAACAAGGTGAATATACTATTAAGTTATATGTTACACGTTATGGTTTTGGAGGAATTATGA
- the LOC128491045 gene encoding vomeronasal type-2 receptor 26-like yields the protein MDRFRYAQLCSFFRSQPRKHAMLRDCTRFEDPCLASTLPIPQAQCNDYCPPGSRKAPGESYHTCCYDCIPCSEGEISNVTDSDNCHKCPESEWPDKKKVKCIPKTYDFLSYTEDFMAPVFSLVTMLFSAITILILRMFILYRDTPIVRANNRTLSFLLLVSILLSFLCVFLFLGRPVDITCFLRQTSFGVIFSVAVSSVLAKTIMVCIAFKATKPGSSWRKWVGVKVSNSVVLICSSVQVLINIIWLSTFPPYQEFDMQSYPGKIIIQCNEGSVVFFYCVLGYMGFLAAVSFIIAFLARTLPDSFNEAKYITFSMLVFCSVWIAMIPAYLSTKGKYMVAVEIFAILASSAGILGCIFFPRCYFLLFKPELNSRRYLLEKSKS from the exons ATGGACAGGTTCCGCTACGCCCAACTGTGCAGCTTTTTCCGGTCCCAGCCTCGGAAGCATGCTATGCTGAGGGACTGCACACGATTTGAGGACCCCTGCCTGGCTTCTACGCTCCCT ATTCCCCAGGCTCAGTGTAATGATTATTGCCCTCCAGGATCCAGAAAAGCCCCTGGTGAAAGCTATCACACCTGCTGCTACGATTGTATCCCGTGTTCAGAGGGAGAAATCTCTAATGTGACAG ACAGCGATAATTGCCACAAGTGTCCAGAGAGTGAATGGCCGGATAAGAAAAAAGTGAAGTGTATTCCAAAAACATACGACTTTCTGTCCTATACAGAGGATTTTATGGCtccagttttttcattagtaaCTATGTTATTTTCTGCTATAACTATCCTTATATTAAGGATGTTTATTTTATACCGGGACACCCCCATTGTTAGAGCTAATAACCGGACACTCAGCTTCCTCCTCCTGGTCTCCATCTTGCTGagcttcctctgtgtgtttctgtttctCGGTCGTCCTGTGGATATAACCTGCTTTCTACGCCAGACCTCTTTTGGAGTCATCTTCTCAGTAGCTGTTTCTTCAGTGTTGGCCAAGACCATCATGGTTTGTATTGCTTTCAAAGCCACTAAACCAGGCAGCTCCTGGAGAAAATGGGTTGGGGTTAAAGTGTCCAATTCTGTTGTCTTGATTTGTTCCTCTGTCCAAGttctaattaatattatttggtTGTCCACTTTTCCACCGTATCAAGAGTTTGACATGCAATCTTATCCTGGAAAGATCATCATTCAGTGTAATGAAGGCTCGGTTGTTTTCTTCTACTGTGTCCTGGGTTATATGGGGTTTCTCGCAGctgttagttttattatagcttttttagccaggacattaccggacagttttaatgaagccaaatacatcaccttcagcatgtTGGTGTTCTGCAGCGTTTGGATTGCGATGATCCCGGCCTATCTGAGCACTAAAGGCAAATATATGGTGGCCGTAGAGATTTTTGCCATATTGGCCTCAAGTGCTGGGATACTCGGCTGTATATTCTTTCCCAGAtgctattttttgttatttaaaccTGAGCTAAATAGTAGAAGATATTTGCTAGAGAAAAGTAAATCATAA